A stretch of Fulvia fulva chromosome 4, complete sequence DNA encodes these proteins:
- a CDS encoding Catalase-1, whose amino-acid sequence MVVGTYVHVFQRLVLTTWTCPSIFDHFHQSTPSSLSLDAASMATEKISSGLGKLQDQLNGAAEGQKVAHVKNDPLYKDYHEPSNRITTDYGVKQHNTDDWLKIASEDKTGPMLLEDHAAREKINRFDHERIPERVVHARGSAAFGTFKLHKSLEQYTTAGVLTDTSRTTPTFLRFSTVLGSRGSADTVRDVRGFAIKHYTPEGNWDVVGNNIPVFFIQDAIKFPDVIHAGKPEPDNEVPQAQTAHNNFWDFQFMHTEATHMFMWTQSDRAIPRSYRMMQGFGVNTFTLTNAKGERFFVKFHWTPHLGVHSFVWDEALKLAGQDPDFHRKDLWEAIEAKAYPKWDFGVQVISEGEEDNFEFDILDATKVWPEELVPIQYVGELELNRNPDEFFPQTEQVAFCTGHVVPGIGFSDDPLLQGRNFSYQDTQISRLGVNFQELPINRPVCPVMNNNRDGALRHTVTKGKVNYWPNRFEATPPAAAEEKPYLDYPQKVAGMKTRLRSKKFSEHFNQAQLFYNSMSEPEKEHIKFALAFELDHCEDPVVYDRVSQRLADIDLSLAQSVADLVGGQIPQQQGRPNHGKKSKGLSQTEFPGKTPTIETRRIAIIIADGYDLVAYNGIVAAAKACQALPFTIAPRRSPIYAAGESKENSKGVKPDHHLEGMRSTMFDSVFVPGGADSVATLRKNGRALHWVREAFAHLKAIGAVGEAVDFVRNACQLPGMTFSASEEVTDSYGVVTAAKVKPESLSEAVKIGKDAADFVSKYFYEISQHKNFERELKGFPLMVAY is encoded by the exons ATGGTCGTGGGTACATATGTACATGTATTTCAGCGTCTGGTCCTAACTACTTGGACTTGCCCTTCCATCTTTGACCACTTCCACCAAAGCACACCCTCTTCCCTGAGCCTTGACGCAGCAAGCATGGCCACCGAGAAGATCTCCTCCGGGCTTGGAAAGCTCCAAGACCAGCTCAATGGCGCCGCAGAAGGCCAGAAGGTGGCGCATGTGAAGAACGACCCGCTCTACAAGGACTACCACGAACCGAGCAACAGAATCACCACCGACTATGGCGTCAAGCAGCACAACACAG ACGACTGGCTCAAGATTGCCTCCGAGGACAAGACAGGTCCAATGCTGCTTGAAGACCATGCAGCACGAGAGAAGATCAACCGTTTCGACCACGAGCGAATCCCAG AACGTGTTGTCCACGCCCGTGGCTCAGCGGCTTTCGGTACTTTCAAGCTGCACAAGAGCTTGGAGCAATACACCACCGCCGGCGTCCTGACCGATACATCCCGCACCACACCTACCTTCCTTCGATTCTCCACCGTGTTGGGAAGCCGCGGCAGTGCTGACACTGTCCGCGATGTAAGAGGATTCGCCATCAAACACTACACCCCAGAGGGCAACTGGGATGTCGTTGGTAACAATATACCGGTCTTCTTCAT CCAGGATGCCATCAAGTTCCCTGATGTCATCCATGCTGGCAAGCCAGAGCCAGACAACGAAGTTCCGCAAGCGCAGACTGCGCACAACAACTTCTGGGACTTCCAATTCATGCACACTGAGGCGACACATATGTTCATGTGGACTCAATCCGACCGAGCAATTCCAAGATCATACCGTATGATGCAAGGATTTGGTGTCAACACCTTCACCTTGACCAACGCAAAGGGCGAGCGATTCTTCGTCAAGTTCCACTGGACTCCACACCTTGGTGTACACAGCTTTGTCTGGGACGAGGCATTGAAGCTCGCTGGCCAGGATCCGGACTTTCACCGCAAGGACCTTTGGGAAGCGATCGAGGCCAAAGCCTACCCCAAGTGGGACTTTGGAGTTCAAGTCATTTCAGAGGGTGAAGAGGACAACTTTGAGTTCGACATTCTCGACGCCACCAAGGTTTGGCCCGAGGAACTTGTGCCAATCCAGTATGTCGGCGAGCTTGAACTCAACCGCAATCCCGATGAGTTCTTCCCACAGACCGAGCAGGTGGCTTTCTGCACGGGCCACGTTGTACCAGGCATAGGTTTCTCTGACGACCCTCTGCTCCAGGGACGAAACTTTAGCTACCAGGACACCCAGATCTCCAGACTTGGTGTCAACTTCCAGGAGCTGCCCATCAACCGACCTGTCTGCCCCGTGATGAACAACAACCGAGACGGCGCGCTCCGACACACCGTTACTAAGGGCAAGGTAAATTACTGGCCCAACCGTTTCGAAGCTACACCTCCAGCCGCAGCAGAAGAGAAGCCATACCTCGACTACCCACAGAAGGTGGCTGGCATGAAGACCCGTCTGCGCTCGAAGAAGTTCAGCGAGCACTTCAACCAGGCCCAGCTCTTCTACAACTCAATGTCGGAACCCGAGAAGGAGCACATCAAGTTCGCGCTTGCCTTCGAGCTCGATCACTGTGAGGATCCCGTCGTCTACGACCGCGTGTCGCAGCGTCTTGCAGACATCGACCTCAGCCTCGCACAAAGCGTAGCCGACCTCGTCGGTGGCCAGATCCCACAGCAGCAAGGTCGTCCCAACCACGGCAAGAAGTCCAAGGGTCTATCTCAGACCGAGTTCCCCGGCAAGACCCCAACCATCGAAACCCGCCGCATTGCCATCATCATCGCCGACGGCTACGATTTAGTGGCATACAACGGCATCGTCGCTGCAGCAAAGGCATGCCAAGCTCTGCCATTCACCATTGCTCCCAGAAGATCCCCAATCTACGCTGCGGGCGAAAGCAAGGAGAACAGCAAGGGCGTCAAGCCAGACCATCACCTCGAAGGCATGCGCAGCACCATGTTCGACTCCGTCTTCGTCCCAGGTGGTGCAGACTCGGTCGCTACGCTCCGCAAGAATGGCCGCGCACTGCACTGGGTCCGCGAAGCGTTCGCTCACCTCAAGGCCATTGGTGCCGTTGGTGAGGCCGTCGACTTCGTCCGCAATGCCTGTCAATTACCTGGCATGACATTCTCCGCCAGTGAGGAGGTCACCGACTCGTACGGTGTTGTGACCGCCGCGAAAGTCAAGCCGGAGAGCCTGAGTGAGGCTGTGAAGATCGGAAAGGATGCAGCGGACTTTGTCTCGAAGTACTTCTACGAGATTTCCCAGCATAAGAACTTTGAGAGGGAGCTGAAGGGATTCCCGCTGATGGTTGCGTATTAG